From Mesoaciditoga lauensis cd-1655R = DSM 25116, one genomic window encodes:
- a CDS encoding RNA methyltransferase, whose translation MLNNIYVAVLHYPMIGKDGRIVTTAVANMDVHDIARSCRTYQIKRYYIVNNLPMQKQIVMRVLNYWKSGFGKEYNPSRAEALKFVKVLSYYEDLIEEITKENNGVAPLKVFTSAKHRDNTVSYDKMREIALKEEKPILLLFGTGQGMPNEILETCELSLEPIRGKSDYNHLSVRSAVSITLDRIIGENIYQGGNKDESTHQGR comes from the coding sequence GTGTTAAACAACATATACGTTGCCGTCTTGCATTATCCTATGATAGGCAAAGATGGAAGAATAGTTACCACAGCAGTGGCAAATATGGATGTACATGATATTGCTAGAAGTTGTAGAACTTACCAAATTAAAAGATACTACATAGTGAACAACTTGCCGATGCAAAAGCAAATCGTCATGAGAGTACTTAATTACTGGAAAAGTGGTTTTGGCAAGGAATACAATCCTTCAAGGGCTGAAGCGTTAAAATTTGTGAAAGTTCTGTCGTACTACGAAGACTTAATTGAAGAGATAACAAAGGAAAACAATGGCGTCGCACCGTTAAAAGTTTTCACTTCAGCCAAACACAGGGATAACACAGTTTCTTACGATAAAATGAGAGAGATAGCGTTGAAAGAAGAAAAGCCCATATTGCTTCTTTTCGGAACAGGGCAAGGAATGCCGAATGAGATCCTGGAAACGTGTGAACTATCTCTTGAGCCGATAAGGGGAAAATCAGATTACAACCATCTTTCCGTTAGATCGGCAGTTTCTATTACTTTGGATAGAATAATAGGAGAAAATATTTATCAAGGAGGGAATAAAGATGAATCAACTCATCAGGGCCGTTGA
- the rplS gene encoding 50S ribosomal protein L19 has product MNQLIRAVEMPYKKEWPKLAIGDHVKVTTAVVEGGKEREQLFEGYVIAMSGSAGGRTFTVRKISHNGIGVEKIFPFSCPTVKDIKVVGHGKVRRAKLYYIRSLKGKKARIKEKRETKK; this is encoded by the coding sequence ATGAATCAACTCATCAGGGCCGTTGAGATGCCTTACAAGAAAGAGTGGCCCAAATTGGCAATAGGTGACCATGTAAAAGTCACAACCGCCGTTGTAGAAGGCGGAAAAGAGAGAGAGCAGCTGTTTGAAGGATACGTTATAGCGATGTCCGGTTCTGCTGGTGGCAGAACGTTTACCGTTAGAAAGATTTCACATAACGGCATAGGCGTTGAGAAGATCTTTCCTTTCTCGTGTCCAACGGTTAAAGATATAAAAGTCGTGGGCCATGGAAAAGTAAGAAGGGCTAAACTTTATTACATAAGAAGCCTTAAAGGTAAAAAAGCCCGCATAAAGGAAAAACGTGAAACCAAAAAGTGA